From Brassica oleracea var. oleracea cultivar TO1000 chromosome C3, BOL, whole genome shotgun sequence, a single genomic window includes:
- the LOC106334960 gene encoding uncharacterized protein LOC106334960 isoform X1 — protein sequence MTQRGNRNNKKRKTVQYRGMPPGFTPGTRDVPFGPLTADEHNNGKAVVEDEGSDEAPEEFESFSGCSRKGGPCLKRINTLKKPNLMSMSTWTAEEYAKYDAYLIKKWQISGWCDDDSFYVGARDFHSPAAAAARKFHKFERIIHGRIISKPPQNTPLPDLSRMHKWTPHEYDLYDLSLMNKWRISGWDENEATYASTRDRSTRIFMMAENMKKTNSMRDLPTPASKTAQSQGKRKELRKLGFQVYMGWGYFFGENGNHNILPLSRDLLCLDEVMGKRILKKQIQRLLLELSRPFTCVPTPVMLEIMFYYLTTIRNQKPHPRRAEEAYHQVYDVLRQLKDYGSSRS from the exons ATGACTCAGAGAGGTAACCGTAACAACAAGAAGAGGAAGACGGTGCAGTATCGTGGAATGCCTCCAGGTTTCACACCAGGAACTC GTGATGTCCCTTTTGGTCCATTGACTGCTGATGAACATAATAATGGCAAAGCTGTGGTCGAAGATGAGGGCTCTGATGAAGCTCCTGAAGAGTTTGAATCATTCTCAGGTTGCTCAAGGAAAGGAGGACCATGCCTCAAGAGGATAAATACCTTAAAGAAACCTAATCTCATGTCTATGTCTACTTGGACAGCTGAAGAGTATGCCAAATATGATGCTTACCTCATCAAGAAATGGCAGATCAGTGGATGGTGCGATGATGACAGTTTTTATGTG GGCGCTAGAGATTTTCACTCCCCTGCTGCAGCTGCTGCTCGTAAATTCCACAAATTTGAGCGCATCATCCATGGAAGGATAATCTCTAAACCTCCTCAGAACACTCCCTTGCCTGATCTTTCCCGCATGCATAAGTGGACACCTCATGAATATGACCTGTATGATCTGTCTCTCATGAACAAGTGGAGAATCTCTGGCTGGGATGAAAACGAAGCTACATATGCT AGTACTCGAGACAGGTCAACTCGCATCTTTATGATGGCTGAAAACATGAAGAAAACAAAC AGCATGCGTGATCTTCCCACCCCAGCTTCTAAGACTGCTCAAAGCCAGGGGAAAAGAAAGGAAC TAAGGAAATTGGGTTTCCAGGTCTATATGGGATGGGGATATTTCTTTGGGGAAAATGGTAATCACAACATTCTTCCACTTTCGAGAGATCTTCTTTGCTTGGACGAAGTCATGGGTAAACGAATCCTTAAGAAGCAGATTCAAAGGCTTTTGCTAGAGCTAAGTCGACCTTTTACGTGCGTGCCAACACCCGTTATGTTAGAGATTATGTTTTACTATCTGACCACTATACGAAATCAAAAACCACATCCCAGAAGAGCTGAAGAAGCATATCATCAAGTGTATGATGTTTTGCGTCAGTTGAAAGACTATGGTTCTTCGCGTAGCTAA
- the LOC106334960 gene encoding uncharacterized protein LOC106334960 isoform X2 — protein MTQRGNRNNKKRKTVQYRGMPPGFTPGTRDVPFGPLTADEHNNGKAVVEDEGSDEAPEEFESFSGCSRKGGPCLKRINTLKKPNLMSMSTWTAEEYAKYDAYLIKKWQISGWCDDDSFYVGARDFHSPAAAAARKFHKFERIIHGRIISKPPQNTPLPDLSRMHKWTPHEYDLYDLSLMNKWRISGWDENEATYASTRDRSTRIFMMAENMKKTNSMRDLPTPASKTAQSQGKRKERLYGMGIFLWGKW, from the exons ATGACTCAGAGAGGTAACCGTAACAACAAGAAGAGGAAGACGGTGCAGTATCGTGGAATGCCTCCAGGTTTCACACCAGGAACTC GTGATGTCCCTTTTGGTCCATTGACTGCTGATGAACATAATAATGGCAAAGCTGTGGTCGAAGATGAGGGCTCTGATGAAGCTCCTGAAGAGTTTGAATCATTCTCAGGTTGCTCAAGGAAAGGAGGACCATGCCTCAAGAGGATAAATACCTTAAAGAAACCTAATCTCATGTCTATGTCTACTTGGACAGCTGAAGAGTATGCCAAATATGATGCTTACCTCATCAAGAAATGGCAGATCAGTGGATGGTGCGATGATGACAGTTTTTATGTG GGCGCTAGAGATTTTCACTCCCCTGCTGCAGCTGCTGCTCGTAAATTCCACAAATTTGAGCGCATCATCCATGGAAGGATAATCTCTAAACCTCCTCAGAACACTCCCTTGCCTGATCTTTCCCGCATGCATAAGTGGACACCTCATGAATATGACCTGTATGATCTGTCTCTCATGAACAAGTGGAGAATCTCTGGCTGGGATGAAAACGAAGCTACATATGCT AGTACTCGAGACAGGTCAACTCGCATCTTTATGATGGCTGAAAACATGAAGAAAACAAAC AGCATGCGTGATCTTCCCACCCCAGCTTCTAAGACTGCTCAAAGCCAGGGGAAAAGAAAGGAAC GTCTATATGGGATGGGGATATTTCTTTGGGGAAAATGGTAA